The Primulina huaijiensis isolate GDHJ02 chromosome 6, ASM1229523v2, whole genome shotgun sequence genomic sequence cAATAAAACAAACCCATCAAGCCTAAAAGCActcacaaaaaatatttcatttaggtaagcttttgaaaatattgcccgagccctcaaaaagttcCCCGAATCGTTAAAATTTATGTATCGAATTAAAATATAACCccgcgggtaaaaatacccaaccgaggcccattttcaaaaatcatacttaaaaacaccttatattaaataattaaaaataatcattcaataaaaatatttttcctgaatatcctcgatcgagcgcgaaatgcaacaaaaaatcctaatgcatgaaactttaaataaatcaagaattaaaacacaaatgaatgaaataaacatgcatttaatgctttaaaggaatttaataaaataccaaagaaatttaataacttgcatacatgtggttcacgtggaccttcataTTTTGGGGACGTTACAAAAGAACTCCGGGTATCGATTTCTCATATCTGTTTCggcctcccaagtggcctcctccactgattaaTTCAACCACTGGACTTTGACCAaattggtcactttgttccgaagtctccgctcctgtctgtctagaatTCGGACAGGTCTTTCTTTATATAacagatctggagcaagctgcaacggctcataactcaaaacatgcaaaggatttgccatatactttcTCAGCAACCcaacgtggaacacattatgtacTCCAGCCAGATTCAGCGGtagagctacacgataagcaagTGTCCTAACTCTGTTGAGAATTttgaatggtccaatgaatttCGAACTCAGCTTtcctctcttcccaaacctcataacactgttcatgggtgctatcttcacgaatacgTGATTTCCTACGGCAAATTCGATATCCCTTcctctcttgtcagcataactcttttggcgactctgggcggtcttcatcctatcttGGATCCTGACCACCACGTCTACAGTCTactgaacaatctctgggccAAGTTCTGATCTTTCACTGACTTCATCCCAttgaatcggtgatctgcacttccttccatacagtgttttgtagggagccatacctatagatgaccgaaaactgttgttgtaggtaaaatctactagaggtagcttcgattcccaattcccatggaaatcgatcacacatgctcgcagtaaatcttccaaaatttgaatcacccgCTCGGACTGGCCATCTGTTTAAGGGTGAAATCCCATACTGAATAGAAACGTCGTCCCCATAGCTGAatgtaaacttttccaaaaggacgatgtgaatctcgggtccctgtcagacacaatagaaactgggatcccgtgcaatcggactatctcccggatacagagctctgcatactgattcatggagaaagtcgtcttcaccggTAAGAAGTGTGCCGATTTAGTAAATCGATCCGCTATAACGCAAATGGCATTAGATCCCCTGACTGACCTCGACAATCCAACAACGAAATGCATGGTGATATTcttccatttccactcgggaatagggagtgacttaagcatccctgctggtctctgatgctctgcttttaCTTGCTGAGAAGTGAGACATTATGATACAAATCGGCGAATGTcccgcttcatccctggccaccaatacagcatcTGTATGttcttgtacatcttggtaccccctggatggatggaatatggagatgtatgtgcctatgtcagaatatcctctctgatcaaatcaacactaggcacccacatccttcctctgtaTCCCACAATACAATCAGACACTGCGTAGAGTACGCTatccttggcttcatccttcagtctccatttcggTAACTGTTCATCTTCAGGCTGACCTccacggattcggtctagcactaaagactggactgtcagattagacaactTGGGAGCTttgcccttaggataaacttctaggccaaacctctgaatctctgactgaagagatctctgcactgaccgctgtgctacgactgctactttcctgctcaatgcatctgccacaacattagctttcccttgatggtagctaatttcacaatcatagtcttttactaactccaacaaccgtctttgtctcatgttcagctctttctgcgtgaagaagtacttgagattcttgtgatcagtgaatatctggcatttctcgccgtacaaataatgtctccatatcttcaacgcaaagacaacgaCAGCTAATTCGAGATcttgagtcgggtagttcttctgaTGCAATTTctactgtctggaggcatatgctataacccgaccatgctacatcaatactgcgcctaaaccaagcttagaagcatcggtgtataCCAATAAAttgccttgccctgatggcatggccaaaactgacgctgtgataagagctagcttcaatgtatcgaagctcttctgacaatcTTCACTCCATaaaaatttagcatttttcttcgtcaatgaagtgagtagcactgcaatcgaggaaaaccactgaataaatttcctgtagtagcctgccaagcctaggaaactacggatctctgacaCGTTCTTCGGTTCAACCCATTCTTTTACTGCGACCactttagctggatccacctcaatgccactgctagatataatatgtcccaaaaatgctactttATCCAActagaattcacacttactgaattttgcaaacaacttgcgactctgcaataCTCGCAAAATTGTACCCAAATTCTTACTGTGTTCTTCATGGCTCTTTGAGTAtataagaatgtcgtcaatgaatactatgaagaattgatctaggtagggctgaaacactcgattcataatgtccataaaAATTGTTGGAGCATTCGTCTGTCCAAATTGCATCATCAAGAACTCGTAGTATCCAGATatagttctgaaggctgtcttatgaacatcttcATCTTATATCTTCAGTTGATGGTACCCAAAACGTAGATCTATCTTaaagaacactgtagctcctcGAAACTGATCGAATAattcctcgatccttggtaatgggtatttgtttttgatcgttaccttgttcaattttcggtaatcgatacacaaccccatgcttccatctttcttctttacgaagagcactggtgcgccccatggtgaaaaactagggcgggtgaattctttgtctaggagctcctgaatttgctacttgagctctaacatctctgcTGGAGCCAAACGGTACGATGCCTTAGAGAATGGCACAGTTCCTAGCACAAGGTCAATGGTGAACTCGACCTCTCTCTGTGGTGGAAGTCTTGTGACGTTGTCTGAGAAaacgtcaggaaaatctctgatAACTGGCACATCAGCTATCGATGGGTTGGGTACGTCAGGTGCTGAAATAATAATGGCAAAAAATTCCTGACACTCGTTGTGTACGAGTCTCTGTGcatgcatgcaagagatcatgcgagggaaacttttTCATCTATCTGGCTCAAAAAAAAATCGCTCCATGCCCAACGGCCTTACCTATACCGATCTTTTTTGAAAATCAATTAGAACTCCGTTCTTCATCAACCAACCTATCCCTAAGATAACATCAAACTCTAGCATTGGCAACACAATCAGATCGGCGTAAAACAGGTGGCCCTGTAGTTCAAGATAGATATCAttgaccacgctagtagctgataactccTCCCATGGTGGGACTGTCATGGAGTAGATCATGTCGAGTCCAATGGACTTGACGCCCAAATAATCAGCAAACGTCTCTgagataaaagagtgagtggccccgGAATTTAACAAGGCATTCGTGGCTACTCTCTTTATAAAGATATTTCCTGAaggacgttagcacaacacataAACTTACACCCCAAAATACTAATATTAGCATCATGCATAGTTGGAAATTTCTATCCAAAGTCTCCAAAATACGAAAAAAACATACTAATATCCCCAAGTAACAATCAAAGTATGCATGACAAAAATAAATATGGTGCTTAATTAAATAGGTTACTTGTCAGTagagtcgtgtctgggttcgcctcctcggcatgcatgGCAAACACTCTCCCCTGAGTTGGTTGCCTCCACTGCGGGCAGTCCTTCAACATGTGttcactggctccacacttgaagcatttgctCGAACCACATAAGCACTGACCCATGTGTCGACGGTTGCATTTCGAGCATGCTGGGTACTCACCAGTCTTCTGAGGAGCCTTCTTTTGTGTCATAGGACCCTTGCCATTCGGTGGTCCTGGGAACGGCCTCTTTTCCTACTG encodes the following:
- the LOC140979062 gene encoding uncharacterized protein; the protein is MGQCLCGSSKCFKCGASEHMLKDCPQWRQPTQGRVFAMHAEEANPDTTLLTRNIFIKRVATNALLNSGATHSFISETFADYLGVKSIGLDMIYSMTVPPWEELSATSVVNDIYLELQGHLFYADLIVLPMLEFDVILGIGWLMKNGVLIDFQKRSRLVHNECQEFFAIIISAPDVPNPSIADVPVIRDFPDVFSDNVTRLPPQREVEFTIDLVLGTVPFSKASYRLAPAEMLELK